Below is a genomic region from bacterium.
CTTATTAACTAATGCCACTAATTTTTCGATTTGACAAAAACAGTCAAAAGGACAAGATTAAAAGCCTAACGATAAACTATGAAGCCTTTCGGGAGGGAACATGATAGTAAAAGCTATCGTTATTTCCGCGTATGCGCTCATGATAATAGTTATTGGCTTGCTTGGCTTGCGAAAAGCCAAGACATTTTCAGACTTTTTCCTCGGCGGTCGTAAAATTGGCGCCATAATGACCGCATTCACTTACGGTGCGGCATACTTTTCAGCGGTGCTATTCATCGGCTTTGCCGGCAAAATAGGTTGGGCATTCGGCTATTCTGGATTATGGGTCGCTGTGGGAAATGCGTTAATAGGCGTTCTGCTCGTCTGGTGGATACTCGGACCAAAAATAAAAGAAATGTCCACTAATTATAATGTCGCGACCATGCCCGAATTTTTCGAAAAACGATATAACAGTAAATTCCTCAAATTCCTATCATCCATAGCGATATTTGTCTTCCTCGTTCCTTACTCAGCAGCGGTCTTTATGGGGTTATCCTATCTTTTCAGATCGAACTTCAACATGAGCTACACGCTGGCGCTAGTATTCATGGGCGTATTTACCGCCATATATCTTGTAATGGGCGGCTACAAATCTATAACTATGATCGATGTTACTTTCGGCATGATAATGGTTGCGGGCGTTATAATACTCTTTATTAGCACACTCATAAAAGGCAACGGACTTTCCAACATTACCGCCCAGCTTTCCGCCATAAATCCAAAACTAACGAAACTCGTTGGTCCACCGGGGTTATGGCCCCTTTTCTCGCTGGTATTCCTGACAAGCGTGGCGCCGTTCGCAATGCCTCAGCTCATTCAAAAGTTTTACGCCATAAAGGACAAGCGTGCGATACGAATCGGGATGATCGCATCGACCATATTCGCAATCCTGATAACGGGTATAGCTTACTTTACTGGAGCGACGACAAGAGTTTTTCTTTCGCCTGAGGTTGCACCGGCTGCGTTCAACAATGGAAAACCAGTTTTCGACGCACTAATGCCAGAACTTCTGGCTAATGTTATACCTGCATCGCTTTCGGTCCTTATGCTCCTTCTAATACTTTCTGCGTCAATGTCAACGCTTGCAGCTTTGGTTTTGGTATCGAGTTCCTCTGTGTCCAAAGACATTTATGCCGGATTCATAAACAAAAAAATCTCCGACAAAAGCCTGACCATGCTTATGCGGATCTTAAGTGCTGTCTTTATTCTTATTTCCGTGATTATAGCTTACTTTAAACCAACAACTATTGTAAGCATCCTCGGTATTTCCTGGGGCGCCATAGGTTCAGTTTTCCTCGGTCCCTTCATCTGGGGACTATTTACCAAAAGCGCCAACAAGGTGGGAGCCATAGCATCAGCCGTTTTGGGTTTGGGAACATGCCTTATTCTTTACATAACCAAAATGCCATCGCCACAGGCAGGAACCATAGGAATGATTGTTTCACTCGTTGCGAACCCGATATTCAGCCTGCTCAAATCGCTTGAGCCAAAGGGTAAGCTCAGTAAAGCTTAAAACCACTTTTTAGCGTGATAAATATGTAATGAGCAATCTGGGAAAGCTCTTTTTCATCCTGCTCGTTTTTCTTGAAACTTGTCTCGTAAACATAGTTAGCTTCAACGGAAAGATTTTTCGTTAGTTTATACACAAATCCAGCGTAAACTCTGTTCATATCCAGACCCTTCTCGGAGAAACCTGGACCAGTAGCAGCAGGCATTTTATCATCCTCTATCAAACCGATAAATGGCTCAACTGCTGCCTCGAAAGTAAGTTTTTCGTTGATAAGATATTGTCCCATAATCTTCCAGCGCAAAAGCAACGAATAACCTTTATTCCCCCCGCTTTTATTCATAACTTCTTCATAAAAAGTCGAATAGATGGTATTGTGGAAAATAAATCTGTTGTACACAACGAATTTCTTGAACCTATAAATTAGCACCGGTGAGAACTCGATATTGTGACTATAGGTATACTTGTCGAGCGACTTCATCGGAAAACCCATGTAGTAATAAAGAACTGGAAGGATTACCTTGAAGCCGGCAACTTTGGTAAGATACATTGGCCCCGTGAAAAACTCATTGAAATAAAACTCTTTCGCTTGTTCCTCCGTTTTTGCTCGTGAAAACTCATAGCGCGTACCCGCTATAGTCAACCAGCTTACTGATTTCGAAAGCCCGAGGCTAACATTACCATAAAGCCACAACCTGCCCGCCACAGGAACATCATCGGCAAACACAGCACTCAAAATCAAACAAAGAATAATGAAAATAAAGACTTTCTTCATTGGTGCTCCTTTCCCTTTCTTGTTTTATGAACAAAAATATACTAATATCGCGAGGACAATAAAACCAGTAAAAACAGTTGAACAAAAAATTTTTGTGTTAGCCCACCCCCATCCAACGAGCAATTCAATCAAGTTAGCCATATCACCGGTCTTAGTGGCTTTCCAGCCTTTTCGAACGCCTCAAGCACAGCTTTTTAGGGTCACCTATGCTCACCTCCTTTTTAATGTTTCACACAAGGGAACACAGCCTTTATACCAGATTTTCTCGTCATCATAATCCATTTTTACGGGATAAATTTCGACTCCTTTTTCCACAGCCTGCTTGAATGATTTCGCAAACTCAGGATCCATCGATTGATTGGGCGCAAAACACCTTGCATCCGCTCTCATTACAAGAAACAAAACTGCTGCACGATATCCGTCTTCCTTCAGCTTTATTAA
It encodes:
- a CDS encoding DUF2490 domain-containing protein, translated to MKKVFIFIILCLILSAVFADDVPVAGRLWLYGNVSLGLSKSVSWLTIAGTRYEFSRAKTEEQAKEFYFNEFFTGPMYLTKVAGFKVILPVLYYYMGFPMKSLDKYTYSHNIEFSPVLIYRFKKFVVYNRFIFHNTIYSTFYEEVMNKSGGNKGYSLLLRWKIMGQYLINEKLTFEAAVEPFIGLIEDDKMPAATGPGFSEKGLDMNRVYAGFVYKLTKNLSVEANYVYETSFKKNEQDEKELSQIAHYIFITLKSGFKLY
- a CDS encoding sodium/solute symporter (Members of the Solute:Sodium Symporter (SSS), TC 2.A.21 as described in tcdb.org, catalyze solute:Na+ symport. Known solutes for members of the family include sugars, amino acids, nucleosides, inositols, vitamins, urea or anions, depending on the system.), with the protein product MIVKAIVISAYALMIIVIGLLGLRKAKTFSDFFLGGRKIGAIMTAFTYGAAYFSAVLFIGFAGKIGWAFGYSGLWVAVGNALIGVLLVWWILGPKIKEMSTNYNVATMPEFFEKRYNSKFLKFLSSIAIFVFLVPYSAAVFMGLSYLFRSNFNMSYTLALVFMGVFTAIYLVMGGYKSITMIDVTFGMIMVAGVIILFISTLIKGNGLSNITAQLSAINPKLTKLVGPPGLWPLFSLVFLTSVAPFAMPQLIQKFYAIKDKRAIRIGMIASTIFAILITGIAYFTGATTRVFLSPEVAPAAFNNGKPVFDALMPELLANVIPASLSVLMLLLILSASMSTLAALVLVSSSSVSKDIYAGFINKKISDKSLTMLMRILSAVFILISVIIAYFKPTTIVSILGISWGAIGSVFLGPFIWGLFTKSANKVGAIASAVLGLGTCLILYITKMPSPQAGTIGMIVSLVANPIFSLLKSLEPKGKLSKA